Proteins found in one Methylophilaceae bacterium genomic segment:
- a CDS encoding quinoprotein relay system zinc metallohydrolase 2 — MKTLIKILLLLMLSACAESMPVGFLQDMGDGIYVHHGEHLDIDVGYQGDICNISVVVGSKGVAVIDTAGSLQVGKQLRSAIAAITQLPILYVINTHVHPDHIFGNAAFIADKPTFVGHEFLAEAMQLREEGYKKLNEKYLGDNATGSDIVIPTLVVKDLLTLDLGDRELKLQAYPNAHTNTDITVIDSKTQTLFTGDLLFIARTPVIEGDIKGLIATLEQLKAHPSIKFVVPGHGQSTSNWVLAIDNQLGYLNVLLHDVRAAIANDVGLAEAMDTAAASEKDKWVLFDVANRRNINTIYPTLEWE, encoded by the coding sequence TGGGTGATGGCATTTATGTCCATCACGGTGAGCATTTGGATATTGATGTTGGTTATCAAGGCGATATTTGTAATATTAGTGTGGTGGTTGGCTCCAAAGGCGTCGCTGTTATTGATACCGCAGGCAGTTTACAAGTGGGAAAGCAATTACGCTCAGCAATTGCAGCAATTACCCAACTACCCATTTTATATGTGATTAATACGCATGTGCATCCTGACCATATTTTTGGTAATGCCGCCTTTATTGCTGATAAACCAACCTTTGTTGGACATGAATTTCTAGCCGAAGCTATGCAATTGCGCGAAGAAGGTTACAAAAAACTGAATGAAAAATATTTGGGTGATAACGCAACAGGCAGTGATATTGTGATTCCAACCTTAGTAGTTAAAGATCTATTGACGCTTGATTTGGGTGATAGGGAGCTGAAATTGCAAGCTTATCCAAATGCCCATACCAACACTGATATTACGGTGATTGATTCTAAAACACAGACATTATTTACGGGAGATTTACTTTTCATAGCGCGTACGCCAGTCATTGAAGGTGATATTAAAGGCTTGATTGCAACATTGGAACAGTTAAAAGCGCATCCTAGTATCAAGTTCGTCGTGCCTGGTCATGGTCAATCAACAAGTAATTGGGTGTTAGCTATTGATAATCAATTGGGTTATTTAAACGTGTTATTACATGATGTGCGTGCAGCGATCGCGAACGATGTCGGTTTAGCTGAAGCAATGGATACCGCCGCAGCAAGCGAGAAAGATAAATGGGTGCTGTTTGATGTAGCAAACCGTAGAAACATCAATACGATTTATCCCACATTAGAATGGGAATAA
- a CDS encoding DoxX family protein has product MQKYQIAAARILLAMVFLGLVLLRLTAIMNNPDGYLQYQITLGQFGLPTIFAPILILIQLVAGIGLLVGLKTILCARVLACLAVFLALVLGTKIPEVFFLYMGIAGGMLLLSVHPQTPFSLDNLKNKA; this is encoded by the coding sequence ATGCAAAAATATCAAATAGCTGCAGCACGCATTTTACTCGCCATGGTTTTTTTAGGCCTAGTGCTATTACGTTTAACCGCAATTATGAATAATCCTGATGGGTATCTGCAATATCAAATCACCTTAGGCCAATTTGGCTTACCAACGATTTTTGCTCCTATTCTGATTCTCATACAACTTGTTGCCGGAATCGGACTATTAGTTGGGCTTAAAACGATATTATGCGCCAGAGTGTTAGCTTGCCTGGCTGTATTTTTAGCATTGGTACTTGGCACAAAAATTCCTGAAGTGTTCTTTTTATATATGGGTATTGCTGGTGGCATGTTATTACTGAGTGTGCATCCACAAACACCTTTCAGTCTGGATAATCTAAAAAATAAAGCTTGA
- a CDS encoding GNAT family N-acetyltransferase, protein MQEFYIKPVTWATHEAQLKLIREQVFVLEQHVPYTLEWDGLDVDATHLLAVEQIAKPIGCARLLSSGIIGRMAVLPEKRGLGVGTALLESAIEFYKQQHLNQVTLSAQTQALRFYEKAGFVVSSDTYLDANIPHVDMQLKI, encoded by the coding sequence ATGCAAGAATTTTATATTAAACCGGTAACTTGGGCTACTCATGAAGCACAGTTAAAGCTGATTCGTGAGCAAGTGTTTGTCTTAGAGCAGCATGTCCCTTATACATTAGAATGGGATGGTTTAGATGTTGATGCTACGCATTTGTTAGCGGTTGAGCAGATAGCAAAGCCAATTGGTTGCGCACGACTATTGTCTTCAGGCATTATCGGGCGTATGGCGGTGCTGCCAGAAAAGCGTGGATTGGGTGTGGGAACGGCATTATTAGAATCAGCCATCGAATTTTATAAGCAGCAACATTTAAATCAAGTGACACTTTCAGCACAAACACAGGCTCTTCGCTTTTATGAAAAAGCTGGATTTGTTGTGAGTAGTGATACTTATTTAGATGCCAATATTCCACATGTCGATATGCAACTAAAGATTTAA
- the fae gene encoding formaldehyde-activating enzyme: MSKIIFKAGEATLYTEGKDTSAAMPEILIGAVDGPVGQAFANLMQQSKGHTAMFAVRDINQMVRPVCMTVPKVTLKDSANIELFGGLVQAATADAILDCVIEGIIPKDQVNDLCIISLVWIDPGAAKDPNLDKKDMYKNNYEATKLAIKRALNDEPSIDELIANRQKVKHCMWEDSWDQDYSS; the protein is encoded by the coding sequence ATGTCAAAAATTATTTTTAAAGCTGGTGAAGCAACCTTATATACAGAGGGTAAAGATACCTCTGCAGCAATGCCGGAAATTTTAATCGGCGCGGTAGATGGCCCAGTTGGTCAAGCGTTTGCTAATTTGATGCAACAATCTAAAGGCCATACAGCCATGTTTGCTGTGCGCGACATTAATCAAATGGTACGTCCTGTTTGCATGACAGTGCCAAAAGTAACATTAAAAGATTCTGCTAATATCGAATTGTTCGGTGGTTTAGTGCAAGCAGCAACAGCCGATGCAATTTTGGATTGTGTGATCGAAGGGATTATTCCAAAAGACCAAGTGAATGATTTATGTATTATTAGCTTGGTATGGATTGATCCAGGTGCAGCGAAAGACCCTAACTTAGATAAAAAAGATATGTATAAAAACAATTATGAGGCGACTAAGCTTGCGATTAAACGTGCATTAAATGACGAGCCAAGTATTGATGAGTTGATTGCAAATCGCCAAAAAGTAAAACATTGTATGTGGGAAGATAGCTGGGATCAAGATTACTCATCATGA
- a CDS encoding arylesterase produces MKKCIACCLFTLSLLACTTSQQLAAIPAGSTVVILGDSLSYGKGAARGEDYPSLLAERTDWHIVNAGVPGDTSAQGLARLPELLATHRPTLLMIVLGGNDFLRNINVVETEANIRAIIQVAKLNKVQAILVAIPNYQPVKAALVGLSDHPLYAKLAAETNVALVEEVFSEVLSNSALKADYVHPNAAGYQMIEAKLHAKLMALGLFKAQ; encoded by the coding sequence ATGAAAAAATGTATCGCCTGTTGTTTATTCACTTTGAGCCTATTAGCTTGTACTACTAGTCAACAGTTAGCAGCTATTCCTGCAGGTTCAACAGTGGTTATATTAGGTGATAGCCTAAGTTATGGTAAAGGTGCCGCTAGAGGGGAAGATTATCCTTCGCTACTAGCAGAGCGTACGGATTGGCATATTGTGAACGCAGGTGTGCCTGGCGACACAAGTGCACAAGGGTTAGCACGATTGCCTGAATTATTGGCAACACATCGGCCGACATTATTAATGATTGTGTTGGGAGGAAACGATTTTTTGCGCAATATTAATGTTGTAGAAACTGAAGCCAACATCCGCGCCATTATTCAAGTTGCAAAATTGAACAAGGTACAAGCAATATTAGTTGCAATACCAAATTATCAGCCGGTTAAAGCCGCTTTGGTTGGTTTGAGTGATCACCCTTTGTACGCAAAATTGGCGGCAGAAACTAATGTGGCGTTAGTAGAGGAAGTCTTCTCTGAAGTGTTATCTAATAGCGCGTTAAAAGCCGATTATGTGCATCCAAACGCCGCCGGCTATCAAATGATTGAAGCCAAACTTCACGCTAAACTAATGGCGCTAGGTTTGTTTAAAGCGCAGTAA
- a CDS encoding excisionase family DNA-binding protein, whose protein sequence is MTITSTLETDHYVTTRIAAYMLNVSLRTIQLWVESGVLRAWKTAGCHRKV, encoded by the coding sequence ATGACAATAACATCTACCTTAGAAACTGATCACTATGTAACAACACGAATTGCTGCTTATATGCTCAATGTATCATTAAGAACGATCCAATTATGGGTTGAGTCTGGCGTATTGCGAGCCTGGAAAACGGCGGGTTGCCATCGCAAGGTTTAA
- a CDS encoding response regulator has translation MASIEAVIQKRKQALAANNGTLNSTNNAFNILLVEDDEKLRKLFTFYFTDWKYKIGLDIVSNGFDGMINLGRKMPDLLITDLNMLGINGFDLVKYLKTSLQFNQLDIAVITALTPDDLPDTSVFPSTVQHFFKPVDFVLLEAFILSLIAKKNGK, from the coding sequence ATAGCGTCTATTGAAGCGGTTATACAAAAACGAAAGCAAGCGCTCGCTGCTAACAATGGCACACTCAACAGCACCAATAATGCATTCAATATCTTACTCGTTGAAGATGACGAAAAATTAAGAAAGTTATTTACTTTTTATTTTACAGACTGGAAATATAAAATTGGCTTAGATATTGTTAGTAATGGTTTTGACGGTATGATAAATCTTGGTCGTAAAATGCCAGATTTACTGATCACAGACCTGAATATGTTGGGTATCAACGGCTTTGATTTGGTCAAGTATTTAAAAACATCGTTGCAGTTTAATCAGCTTGATATTGCAGTTATAACGGCATTGACGCCTGATGACCTTCCAGATACGAGCGTTTTTCCCTCGACAGTTCAACACTTTTTTAAACCAGTTGATTTTGTTTTGTTAGAAGCGTTTATATTGAGTTTGATTGCCAAAAAAAATGGCAAATAG
- a CDS encoding HU family DNA-binding protein — protein sequence MNKTELLARVSAETGVSQVVANKVISATTDAIKKSLSQGEAVRLVGFGTFKVSQRKARVGVNPQTGKKIEIPSRKTVRFLSGKDTKAGVN from the coding sequence ATGAATAAAACAGAATTACTAGCACGCGTCTCTGCAGAAACAGGCGTTTCTCAAGTAGTCGCTAATAAAGTGATATCAGCAACTACAGATGCAATTAAGAAAAGCTTGTCTCAAGGCGAAGCAGTTCGATTGGTTGGCTTTGGCACATTCAAAGTGAGTCAACGAAAAGCAAGAGTAGGGGTAAATCCACAAACTGGGAAAAAAATTGAAATCCCTTCTCGCAAAACGGTGAGATTCCTATCAGGCAAAGATACTAAAGCAGGGGTGAATTAA
- a CDS encoding transposase, with protein MSGKRYPEAFKLAAVRRITEHGEVVSDVAKQLHVSQDSLYSWLKKFGPNASVHQAQLADQVEMSRLRKELKRAREERDLLKKSRGLLHEAVRLRYAFIKEHQHNWPTRWLCQMLEVHPSGFYAWLKQPQSIRDKNDQRQASLIKQSWLASGGVHGYRKVHSNLRALGEQIGVNRVYRLMQAHGLASGIGYRKPKQDAQSNLISQNRYNKQMDRDKAKEVAEYPSTSIGSRSP; from the coding sequence ATGAGTGGGAAGCGATATCCGGAGGCATTTAAATTAGCAGCAGTTCGTCGCATTACAGAGCATGGAGAAGTGGTGTCGGACGTAGCAAAGCAGTTGCATGTTTCGCAAGATAGCCTTTATTCATGGCTGAAAAAATTTGGTCCCAACGCAAGTGTGCATCAAGCGCAGTTAGCCGATCAAGTAGAAATGAGCAGGTTAAGAAAAGAACTAAAACGTGCCAGAGAAGAGCGTGATTTACTTAAAAAAAGTCGAGGATTATTGCATGAAGCTGTGCGATTAAGATACGCCTTTATTAAAGAGCATCAACACAATTGGCCAACAAGATGGCTTTGCCAGATGTTAGAAGTACACCCAAGTGGCTTTTATGCCTGGCTTAAACAGCCACAATCTATCCGAGATAAAAACGATCAGCGTCAGGCAAGCTTAATCAAACAATCCTGGCTGGCGTCAGGTGGCGTGCATGGTTATCGTAAGGTGCACAGCAATTTGCGAGCATTGGGTGAGCAGATTGGTGTAAATCGTGTTTATCGCTTGATGCAAGCGCATGGATTGGCCTCTGGGATTGGATACCGCAAACCGAAACAGGATGCTCAATCAAATTTAATTAGTCAGAATCGATACAATAAGCAGATGGATCGAGATAAAGCAAAAGAAGTAGCAGAGTATCCATCTACATCAATTGGTTCTCGCTCACCTTAA
- a CDS encoding response regulator transcription factor: MTKKISILHIDDHEILRDCLKQLISLEGKYEITHQLDSTKNTLDTLSKANIDILISDISVDGTDMVAFIKRIKSSFPAIPIIALSMHEDLYVIKSILKAGADAYVSKKSPYVDLVHAIESTIAGKKYICPETSLLFAASVSLYENKSHEKLTYREFHIFSLLAQGTSVNDIAKSLNLSPKTISSHKSRMMEKMAFKSNADMVKYYLENVLHE, from the coding sequence ATGACAAAAAAAATATCAATTTTACATATTGATGACCATGAAATACTAAGAGACTGTCTAAAGCAATTGATCTCGCTTGAGGGTAAATATGAAATTACGCATCAGCTAGATTCTACCAAAAATACGCTTGACACTCTGAGTAAGGCCAATATCGATATTTTAATTTCAGATATTTCTGTAGATGGTACAGATATGGTCGCTTTCATCAAGCGTATAAAATCCAGCTTTCCCGCTATACCAATCATTGCTTTAAGCATGCATGAAGATTTGTATGTCATTAAAAGTATATTAAAAGCGGGCGCCGATGCCTATGTATCAAAAAAATCACCTTATGTAGATTTAGTACATGCCATTGAGTCAACCATTGCCGGTAAAAAATATATTTGCCCTGAGACTTCGCTTTTGTTTGCAGCATCAGTGAGTCTTTATGAAAACAAATCACACGAAAAACTAACCTATCGTGAATTTCATATTTTCTCCTTACTTGCACAAGGCACAAGCGTCAATGATATAGCAAAAAGTTTGAACTTAAGTCCTAAAACCATTAGTAGCCACAAATCAAGAATGATGGAAAAAATGGCGTTTAAAAGTAATGCCGATATGGTTAAGTATTATTTGGAAAATGTTCTACATGAATAA
- a CDS encoding carboxymuconolactone decarboxylase family protein, with product MDKQYKALTNSISAGLKQMRHGAPEVMQAFAMLSSSATKDGVLDKKTKELIALALGVAAHCDGCIGFHTQTLVKLGVSKQALIEALGMAVYMGGGPSLMYAADAITAYDQASASSPNN from the coding sequence ATGGATAAGCAATATAAAGCGTTAACCAATAGTATTTCTGCTGGATTAAAACAAATGCGCCATGGTGCGCCAGAGGTCATGCAGGCATTTGCCATGTTATCTAGCAGTGCAACAAAAGACGGTGTATTAGATAAAAAAACCAAAGAACTGATTGCCTTAGCACTTGGCGTAGCTGCACATTGCGATGGTTGTATTGGATTTCATACCCAAACTTTAGTTAAATTAGGCGTCAGTAAACAAGCACTAATCGAAGCCTTGGGGATGGCAGTTTATATGGGTGGTGGGCCTTCTCTGATGTATGCAGCAGATGCAATTACTGCTTATGATCAAGCCAGTGCGTCATCACCCAACAATTAA
- a CDS encoding DUF3365 domain-containing protein: MKKLMITSVLLLSGCLTQTVDNQTYLHDAQKTTQAFTQQLGGTLKQQIQSQGIVSAIPFCKEVAPTIAQQYSTDKKTVTRVSTKARNRQQGIPDAWEEKVLQSFLQQQSADPAKANLEYSQITTENNARYYRYAKAIKVQPMCLACHGQTNDISTEVKNALDQYYPNDIARDYQVGDVRGAVSIRYRLN; the protein is encoded by the coding sequence ATGAAAAAATTAATGATTACATCCGTACTTTTGCTAAGTGGTTGTCTAACACAAACAGTTGATAATCAAACCTATTTGCATGACGCACAAAAAACCACCCAAGCTTTTACCCAACAACTCGGTGGCACACTTAAACAGCAGATTCAAAGCCAAGGTATAGTCAGCGCTATCCCATTTTGCAAAGAGGTCGCACCCACGATTGCGCAACAATATTCCACTGATAAAAAAACGGTGACGCGTGTTTCGACTAAAGCCAGGAATCGCCAGCAAGGCATACCAGATGCTTGGGAAGAAAAAGTATTACAGAGCTTTCTGCAACAACAAAGCGCTGATCCTGCAAAAGCCAATTTAGAATATAGCCAAATAACCACAGAAAATAACGCACGTTACTATCGCTATGCCAAAGCAATTAAAGTGCAACCAATGTGCTTAGCTTGCCATGGTCAAACAAACGACATCTCGACTGAAGTGAAAAATGCATTGGATCAATATTATCCAAATGACATTGCACGCGATTATCAAGTTGGCGATGTACGCGGCGCGGTATCGATTAGATATAGACTGAATTAG
- a CDS encoding TonB-dependent receptor — protein sequence MQLYLVVLFLSISCMVTRAEETIELEEISITGQRDDLTIRRDAATQKVIVERAEIESLGVSTIGEVLSRLPGIELKGGVNRARGMSRDSIQILIDGERQVGGASGMLQRLPAEQLDRVEILRGSSAEFGGASALTVNLISKKALPKRSTAFKFGLGKRGDEPNSEFSWTENGGSENFAWSLPFTSNLRHSPINSSTIRQFSAAGVNSFWQEEQARGVSKLGKHMFSPRFTWKDGLDNLTVSPMLFYGPTDISSQTNVTPNIDPVSGGGFVNLGNRNLRETGTQRLWRLRAEGMKFTKHGKLSGHMAFNKDKNDVDTKRDIRGPTNLLTRLEERSRTTNDEFNTALRWDQSIVDTHFLSSGMEFVKVRREDAQLFVGGLASAGDFRAASRDTILWLQDDWTPEDSFTLTTGLRLENMSIASDNVSQTLTGLLPSIAIRWQPNERWVLRTSLGAGMKMPKLDEISNATIRSLGPNTPVEADRRGNPNLSPERNINFEAVLEHYLPKSLGVFGANIYLRATNDFIERRVQQEGVRWVDRPFNEGDAIHYGIELDAKVKMDSFGWTGATLKSHLTLPYGRVDDERLGTTRMARDTPHYILNMGLEQSLPKFKTTYGMTAVISGRSETSIPNEQRGFTESITMLDAYLRYKLSPTYNIRFTARNLLKADTRMQNRFIQGISDWQLATDENVMRRFMVSLEGKW from the coding sequence ATGCAGCTATATTTAGTTGTTTTATTTCTAAGCATCAGTTGTATGGTTACCCGCGCTGAAGAGACGATTGAATTGGAGGAAATTTCAATCACAGGCCAACGGGATGATCTAACAATTCGGCGAGATGCTGCAACGCAAAAGGTCATTGTTGAACGCGCTGAAATTGAAAGTTTAGGGGTATCAACTATTGGCGAAGTGCTTAGTAGGTTACCTGGTATTGAATTAAAGGGTGGGGTAAATCGTGCGCGCGGCATGTCGCGTGATTCAATACAAATTTTAATTGATGGTGAACGTCAAGTGGGTGGTGCCAGTGGCATGTTGCAACGTTTACCTGCAGAACAGTTAGACCGTGTAGAAATTTTACGTGGGTCATCGGCCGAATTTGGTGGTGCTTCTGCATTAACCGTCAATTTAATCAGCAAAAAGGCTCTACCTAAACGATCAACTGCCTTTAAGTTTGGCTTAGGTAAGCGAGGTGATGAGCCTAATTCAGAGTTTTCATGGACGGAAAATGGCGGCTCAGAAAACTTTGCATGGAGTCTGCCTTTTACTTCTAATTTGCGTCATTCACCAATTAACTCAAGCACAATTAGGCAGTTCAGCGCTGCTGGTGTAAATTCATTTTGGCAAGAAGAGCAGGCCCGTGGCGTATCAAAATTAGGCAAACACATGTTCTCACCTCGATTCACTTGGAAAGATGGACTTGATAATTTGACGGTTTCACCTATGTTGTTTTATGGACCAACTGACATCAGTAGTCAGACCAATGTTACACCAAATATTGATCCTGTCAGCGGAGGTGGTTTTGTCAATCTGGGCAATCGCAATTTACGCGAAACAGGTACGCAACGTCTATGGCGTTTGCGCGCAGAAGGGATGAAATTTACAAAACATGGCAAGCTATCTGGGCACATGGCGTTCAATAAAGATAAAAATGATGTAGATACAAAACGTGATATACGCGGCCCTACTAATTTGCTAACCAGACTTGAAGAAAGGTCGCGTACGACTAATGATGAGTTCAACACCGCCTTACGCTGGGACCAATCAATTGTAGACACACATTTTCTTTCCTCAGGTATGGAGTTTGTTAAAGTTAGGCGTGAAGATGCACAATTATTTGTCGGTGGTTTAGCTTCTGCTGGTGATTTCCGTGCTGCTTCGAGAGATACTATTTTATGGCTACAAGATGATTGGACGCCCGAAGACAGTTTTACACTCACCACAGGTTTGCGCTTAGAGAACATGTCTATAGCCTCGGATAATGTGTCACAAACGCTAACTGGTCTATTGCCATCTATTGCGATACGTTGGCAACCCAATGAACGATGGGTACTCCGTACATCGTTAGGTGCTGGTATGAAAATGCCAAAATTAGATGAAATTAGCAATGCCACGATTCGAAGCCTAGGACCTAATACGCCTGTAGAAGCAGATAGACGTGGCAATCCAAACTTGAGTCCTGAGCGTAATATCAATTTTGAAGCGGTGTTAGAGCATTATCTGCCAAAAAGTTTGGGTGTATTCGGCGCCAATATCTATCTGCGCGCTACCAACGATTTTATTGAGCGTCGTGTGCAGCAAGAAGGTGTTCGTTGGGTGGATAGACCTTTCAATGAAGGCGATGCAATACATTATGGTATTGAACTAGATGCTAAAGTAAAGATGGATAGTTTTGGCTGGACGGGGGCGACGTTAAAATCACATCTTACATTGCCTTATGGCCGTGTGGACGATGAACGGTTGGGCACAACGCGGATGGCGCGTGACACGCCTCACTATATATTAAACATGGGCTTAGAGCAGAGTTTGCCAAAGTTTAAAACCACCTATGGTATGACGGCCGTTATATCAGGGCGCAGCGAAACCAGTATTCCAAACGAGCAACGGGGTTTTACTGAATCAATCACCATGCTAGATGCCTATTTGCGATATAAACTATCCCCCACCTACAATATACGCTTTACAGCACGTAACTTATTGAAAGCAGATACGCGCATGCAGAATAGGTTTATACAAGGCATTAGTGATTGGCAACTTGCCACTGATGAAAACGTCATGCGCAGATTCATGGTTTCGTTGGAAGGGAAGTGGTAA
- the mutY gene encoding A/G-specific adenine glycosylase codes for MGTIADAIIHWQKKHGRHDLPWQNTTDAYAIWVSEIMLQQTQVTAVIGYYAAFMQRFPDIASLANATQEQVLQSWSGLGYYSRARNLHNAAQMIVDEFNGSFPTHFDDIISLPGIGRSTAAAISTFALDLPQPILDGNVKRVFARHFLIEGWTGKPAIQQQLWSIAEQENPTHNAIAYTQGLMDLGSSICTRSKPKCHVCPLQISCQALAHNKINSLPTPKPKKALPQKETTMLIMQMGKQVLLEKRPQNGIWAGLWSLPEISHSEIATEAAKQQYGLETEPEETLQIVHHAFTHYKLAITPQPLTVISTNKQTAPNAIWMPIEEAIGAAIPTPVRNILLKLMQ; via the coding sequence ATGGGCACTATTGCAGACGCCATTATCCACTGGCAAAAAAAGCATGGTAGACATGATTTGCCATGGCAAAACACCACGGACGCTTATGCGATTTGGGTATCTGAAATTATGTTGCAACAAACGCAAGTGACGGCTGTGATTGGTTATTATGCCGCGTTTATGCAACGCTTTCCTGATATCGCCTCACTGGCCAATGCCACCCAAGAGCAAGTGTTGCAATCATGGAGCGGATTGGGTTATTACTCACGTGCGCGCAATTTGCACAACGCGGCACAAATGATTGTTGATGAGTTTAACGGCAGCTTCCCAACCCATTTTGACGATATTATCAGCTTACCTGGTATTGGTCGTTCAACCGCCGCCGCTATTTCAACCTTCGCTTTAGACCTGCCACAGCCCATATTAGATGGCAATGTAAAACGGGTATTTGCAAGGCATTTTTTGATTGAAGGTTGGACAGGAAAACCCGCTATTCAACAGCAGCTATGGTCCATTGCAGAGCAAGAAAATCCTACACACAATGCAATTGCCTATACCCAAGGCTTAATGGATTTAGGTTCATCCATTTGTACGCGCAGCAAGCCAAAGTGTCATGTTTGCCCTTTACAGATAAGCTGTCAGGCACTTGCTCATAACAAAATAAACAGTTTACCGACGCCCAAACCTAAAAAAGCATTACCGCAAAAAGAAACCACCATGTTAATTATGCAAATGGGTAAACAAGTTTTATTAGAAAAAAGACCGCAAAATGGTATCTGGGCAGGTCTTTGGAGTTTGCCTGAAATCAGTCATAGCGAGATTGCCACTGAAGCAGCAAAACAACAATATGGCCTAGAAACAGAACCAGAAGAAACGCTTCAAATAGTGCATCATGCATTCACCCATTACAAACTAGCTATTACACCACAACCACTCACCGTAATCAGCACAAACAAACAAACAGCGCCCAATGCAATCTGGATGCCAATAGAAGAGGCCATTGGCGCGGCCATTCCCACCCCTGTCAGAAATATACTGCTCAAGTTAATGCAATAA